In Methanosarcina barkeri MS, a single window of DNA contains:
- a CDS encoding P-II family nitrogen regulator: MKEITAIIRMNKAQRTKDVLLECGFPSFTVRRVMGRGKQRGLCHEFNPPLPDPEKEAETCIRFIPKRMFTIVVDDENVSEVVQKIIEVNQTGNAGDGKIFVSDVTEAIRIRTGESGEATVNKELV, encoded by the coding sequence ATGAAAGAGATTACTGCGATAATTAGGATGAACAAAGCCCAGAGAACTAAAGATGTCCTGCTTGAATGCGGCTTTCCTTCATTTACCGTAAGAAGGGTTATGGGCCGCGGGAAACAAAGAGGGCTTTGCCATGAATTTAATCCCCCTCTGCCAGATCCGGAAAAAGAAGCTGAGACCTGTATTCGCTTCATCCCAAAACGAATGTTCACAATCGTTGTGGATGACGAAAATGTAAGTGAAGTGGTCCAGAAAATCATAGAAGTTAACCAGACCGGAAATGCAGGAGATGGAAAGATTTTCGTTTCAGACGTTACTGAAGCAATCCGTATCCGGACTGGAGAAAGCGGAGAGGCGACAGTAAATAAGGAGCTGGTATAA
- the nifK gene encoding nitrogenase molybdenum-iron protein subunit beta: MLDYTPCEEVTREAVTINPAKTCQPIGAVYAALGVHNCMPHSHGSQGCLSYLRMCLSRHYREAALATTSSFSEGTAVFGGAANLKEALVNLTTIYKPEVIAIHTTCVAETIGDDVGVILEDVEAEELIDPSIKICAASTPSYVGTHITGYDNMVKSFVTTFTKKSKPNGKLNIIPGFVEPGDIREIKRILSIMGISSIVFPDTTDVFDAPLTGEPGMYPKGGTPIGDIEDSANSVGTIALCRMAGGSAAKILEGRYKVPAKIGPTPIGIRNTDRFVMNAAKLANVAIPPELEDERGRLVDMMTDAHPHYHGKKVAIYGDPDILTGLTSLVMEMGMEPVVVLTGTKSSEFEKEVEGLIGPEHPEADVISGGDMFTLHQIIKRKPVDLLIGNTYGKFISRAEDVPLVRVGFPIMDRANLHYFPIMGYAGAARLVERIGNTLLDRKDRDAPDWLLETIQ; the protein is encoded by the coding sequence ATGTTAGACTATACCCCATGTGAAGAAGTAACCAGAGAAGCAGTAACCATTAACCCTGCAAAAACCTGCCAACCAATAGGCGCAGTCTATGCAGCTCTTGGTGTACACAACTGCATGCCGCACAGTCACGGATCCCAGGGATGCCTCTCCTATCTGCGTATGTGCTTAAGCAGGCACTACCGAGAAGCTGCCCTGGCAACTACCAGCAGTTTTTCGGAAGGAACTGCCGTATTCGGAGGCGCTGCAAACCTTAAGGAAGCCCTCGTAAACCTGACTACAATATACAAACCTGAAGTAATCGCCATCCATACTACTTGCGTCGCAGAAACAATAGGTGACGACGTAGGGGTCATCTTAGAAGATGTAGAGGCCGAAGAACTCATAGATCCTTCTATTAAGATCTGTGCAGCTTCTACTCCTAGTTACGTGGGCACCCATATTACCGGCTATGACAATATGGTAAAGTCCTTTGTAACCACCTTTACTAAAAAGAGCAAACCAAACGGGAAACTAAACATAATCCCCGGTTTTGTAGAACCTGGGGACATACGGGAAATAAAACGCATACTCTCAATAATGGGAATTTCCAGCATTGTGTTTCCCGATACGACTGATGTCTTTGATGCTCCTCTGACCGGCGAACCTGGAATGTATCCAAAAGGTGGGACTCCTATAGGAGATATAGAGGATTCTGCAAACTCAGTTGGAACTATTGCTCTCTGCAGGATGGCAGGAGGCTCAGCTGCAAAGATCCTTGAAGGCCGCTACAAAGTCCCGGCAAAAATAGGGCCTACTCCCATAGGAATCAGGAATACCGACCGTTTCGTAATGAACGCGGCAAAACTTGCTAATGTAGCAATTCCTCCCGAGCTTGAAGATGAAAGAGGAAGGCTTGTGGATATGATGACCGATGCACATCCACACTATCACGGAAAAAAGGTAGCTATTTACGGAGATCCTGATATCCTTACAGGCTTGACCAGTCTTGTGATGGAAATGGGCATGGAGCCTGTTGTAGTACTTACAGGAACCAAGAGTTCGGAGTTTGAAAAAGAAGTAGAAGGACTCATAGGTCCGGAGCACCCCGAAGCTGATGTAATTTCCGGAGGTGACATGTTTACCCTTCACCAGATAATCAAGAGAAAACCTGTTGATCTTCTTATAGGCAACACCTATGGGAAATTCATATCAAGGGCAGAGGATGTACCCCTGGTCAGGGTAGGGTTCCCGATTATGGACAGGGCAAACCTGCATTACTTCCCAATCATGGGATACGCAGGAGCTGCAAGACTTGTAGAGCGTATAGGAAATACCCTTCTTGACAGGAAAGACAGGGATGCTCCAGACTGGTTGCTTGAAACCATCCAGTAA
- a CDS encoding P-II family nitrogen regulator codes for MQMIRAIIRPGMETKVIECLEKEGCISLTKMEVFGRGKQKGIHIADISYDELQKTMLLMVVEDEHKDRAIKTIMESARTGKYGDGRIFVTPVEEAYTIRTGKPGL; via the coding sequence ATGCAGATGATACGTGCAATCATCAGGCCAGGCATGGAAACTAAAGTTATCGAGTGCCTTGAAAAAGAGGGATGCATTTCCCTTACAAAAATGGAAGTCTTTGGTAGAGGGAAGCAGAAAGGTATCCATATAGCAGACATCAGCTATGATGAACTGCAGAAGACCATGCTTCTAATGGTGGTAGAAGACGAACATAAAGACAGGGCTATAAAGACTATAATGGAGTCCGCCAGGACCGGAAAATACGGAGATGGTAGGATCTTCGTAACCCCTGTGGAAGAAGCCTATACCATAAGAACTGGAAAACCAGGACTTTAA
- the nifD gene encoding nitrogenase molybdenum-iron protein alpha chain, whose protein sequence is MGAEIDSRIEDEQKLVDDMLKVLPEKAARNRRKHIVVRNCSTEQHIEADDKVIPGILTNRGCAFAGTKGVVFGPIKDMVHLVHGPIGCAFYTWGTRRNFAKAEEGGDNFMNYCVCTDMKETDIVFGGEKKLKKAIDEVVKIFHPEAITICATCPVGLIGDDIESVAREAEKEHGIKVIPARCEGYRGVSQSAGHHIASNALMEHLIGTEEIKSPTPFDINVFGEYNIGGDLWEVKPIFEKIGYRIVSSLTGDGSFHRISQAHQAKLSILLCHRSINYTNRMMEEKYGVPWLKVNYIGTKGTEKSLRKMAEFFDDPELTRKTEEVIAEEKAKYAEDIEKYRKKLKGKTAFIYAGGSRSHHYINLFEELGMKVIAAGYQFAHRDDYEGRQIIPQIKEKALGSILEDVHYERDENVKPTVSPERIEELKTKIGLMDYKGLFPDAEDGTIVIDDLNHHETEVLVKTLKPDIFCSGIKDKYWAQKLGVPSRQIHSYDYSGRYTGFSGVLNFARDIDMALHSPTWKFIRPPWKAEDVE, encoded by the coding sequence ATGGGAGCAGAAATAGATTCAAGAATTGAAGACGAACAAAAGCTTGTCGATGATATGTTAAAAGTGCTCCCGGAAAAAGCTGCGAGAAACAGAAGAAAACACATAGTTGTCAGGAATTGTTCCACTGAACAACACATCGAAGCCGACGACAAGGTAATTCCTGGCATCCTTACAAACCGCGGATGCGCTTTTGCAGGTACCAAGGGTGTGGTTTTCGGGCCGATTAAGGATATGGTACACCTCGTTCACGGTCCTATAGGCTGTGCATTCTATACCTGGGGCACCAGACGAAACTTTGCAAAGGCAGAAGAGGGTGGAGATAACTTCATGAATTACTGCGTATGCACTGACATGAAGGAAACCGATATTGTCTTTGGAGGAGAAAAAAAGCTCAAAAAAGCTATTGACGAAGTTGTGAAAATTTTCCACCCTGAAGCTATCACTATCTGCGCAACCTGTCCTGTAGGGCTTATCGGAGATGACATTGAATCCGTTGCCAGAGAAGCTGAAAAGGAGCATGGGATCAAGGTAATTCCCGCCCGTTGCGAAGGATATAGAGGAGTTAGCCAGTCGGCAGGCCACCACATCGCAAGCAACGCCCTGATGGAGCACCTCATTGGGACTGAAGAAATTAAAAGTCCAACACCTTTTGATATAAACGTCTTTGGAGAGTACAATATTGGAGGAGATCTCTGGGAAGTCAAACCAATTTTTGAAAAAATTGGGTACAGGATTGTCTCAAGTTTAACCGGAGACGGTTCATTCCACAGGATCTCACAGGCTCATCAGGCAAAACTAAGTATTCTGCTTTGCCACCGTTCCATTAACTATACTAACCGGATGATGGAAGAAAAATACGGTGTTCCCTGGCTGAAAGTAAATTACATTGGTACGAAAGGAACTGAAAAATCCCTGCGGAAAATGGCAGAGTTCTTTGACGACCCGGAACTTACCCGGAAGACAGAAGAAGTCATTGCTGAAGAAAAAGCAAAATATGCAGAAGATATCGAAAAATACAGGAAAAAACTCAAGGGAAAAACTGCCTTCATCTATGCCGGAGGTTCTAGATCGCATCACTATATAAATCTCTTTGAGGAACTTGGCATGAAAGTGATTGCTGCAGGCTATCAATTTGCTCACAGAGACGACTATGAAGGCAGGCAAATAATTCCTCAGATCAAAGAAAAGGCTCTTGGATCAATTCTTGAAGATGTGCACTACGAAAGGGATGAAAACGTCAAACCCACAGTCAGTCCTGAAAGGATTGAAGAACTGAAAACGAAAATTGGACTCATGGACTATAAAGGCCTTTTCCCGGATGCGGAAGACGGAACCATTGTTATTGATGATCTTAATCACCATGAGACTGAAGTCCTTGTAAAGACCCTTAAGCCGGATATTTTCTGCTCTGGAATCAAGGATAAATACTGGGCTCAGAAACTTGGAGTCCCGTCAAGACAGATCCATTCGTACGATTACAGTGGAAGGTATACAGGCTTTTCCGGAGTTTTGAACTTTGCAAGGGACATTGATATGGCTCTGCACAGCCCAACCTGGAAGTTCATACGCCCACCCTGGAAAGCAGAAGATGTAGAATAA